The sequence CTCCGCCGATGCATTGGTCGCTGCTGCGGGAATTGGTGCATAACGAGCTGGGAGATGATCCGGAAAACGTTTTCGCTCGGTTCGATGAGCGGGCTTTTGCCGCCGCATCGCTCGGGCAAGTCCACGGCGCCCAATTGAAAACGGGCGAAGAAGTCGCGATCAAGATTCAATATCCGGGCATCGCGCGGGCGGTCGAGGCCGATTTTCGCAATTTGTTCTTGTTCCTGCTCCCGAGTCGGCTCGGCAAGGATTGGGAAAGCACGAAAGACCAATTCGACGATTTGCGAAATCGGATCGAGCAGGAGACCGACTACGTGCAGGAGGCCACCCACTTGGAAAAGGCGCGATTGCTGTTCCGCGACGCGGACGGGATCGTCGTGCCACGCGTGTTTCCGCAATTCTCGACGACGCGGATACTGACGATGGAGCGGGTCGAGGGAATTCATCTGCGTGAGTTCATCGCGCGAAATCCGTCGCAAGACGAGCGAAACGAAGTCGCCGGCAAGATTCTGCGGGCCTGGTATCGGATGTATTACGCGGGGCGGATGATGTATGTCGACTTGCATCCGGGCAACTTCCTGGTGCTCGACGATGGTCGGCTGGGGCTCATTGATTTCGGGCTCGTCATGCCGATGGACGCTGAAGAATGGGAATGGGCTCGCCGACTCGATCGGCCGCTCACCACAGGCCGCCAGGAAGATCGCATTCCGGCCATCAAAGAATGGAGCGACATCCGCGACGACGAGACCGACCGCCTGCGGGTCAACGGCGAGTTCGCCGATTGGTGCTGGCGATCGCGCTCTCATGCTGGCGATTTCGACTTTGGCGACGAACCCGATTTCCGCCGCGGCATTGAGATTTTCACGGAATTGGTCCGCAAGCGCTATTCGCGGGCGCGCTTCAACTCAACGACCATCGCGCGCTGCCAATTCGGGATGCGGGCAGTGCTGTATCTCTTGAAAGCTCGGATCGATCTGCGACCGATCGCCGAGGAAGAGGTCAAAGCCGCGGGCTGGGACCGTAGTGACTATGCGGCCGACGAGCGATAATCCGTGACTGGGTGACAAGATGACCAGGTGACAGGGCTGAA comes from Pirellulales bacterium and encodes:
- a CDS encoding AarF/ABC1/UbiB kinase family protein, giving the protein MPTSISELIAALPEDVETAKQPAAAGLPALGSTASLPADVSRISFRPVPIGRFRRLTALGTLQAKIGAAYLFHWLRGWFKSADDQKRLLAETHWRTALKLLDSMSYLRGAVMKVGQTLANFPDIAPPEFVETLEQLHFDAPPMHWSLLRELVHNELGDDPENVFARFDERAFAAASLGQVHGAQLKTGEEVAIKIQYPGIARAVEADFRNLFLFLLPSRLGKDWESTKDQFDDLRNRIEQETDYVQEATHLEKARLLFRDADGIVVPRVFPQFSTTRILTMERVEGIHLREFIARNPSQDERNEVAGKILRAWYRMYYAGRMMYVDLHPGNFLVLDDGRLGLIDFGLVMPMDAEEWEWARRLDRPLTTGRQEDRIPAIKEWSDIRDDETDRLRVNGEFADWCWRSRSHAGDFDFGDEPDFRRGIEIFTELVRKRYSRARFNSTTIARCQFGMRAVLYLLKARIDLRPIAEEEVKAAGWDRSDYAADER